A part of Papaver somniferum cultivar HN1 unplaced genomic scaffold, ASM357369v1 unplaced-scaffold_118, whole genome shotgun sequence genomic DNA contains:
- the LOC113330711 gene encoding uncharacterized protein LOC113330711, whose protein sequence is MEMISGFNLPWLAIGDFNVVTSIEEKVGGKTPNKRAMMDFNNCLDICELMQAPKTGLQHSWPNCQHGSKRILCNLDRAVFNQLWLHKFNGWGYKVGLRIALDHAPLLGGCASIPKPHNTPMRFQKIWISHPTFMEVVEKCCSEEVVGDPAFLFQTKLKKLKRILKDWNWTVFGDINVQIEEAEVKVQEAMVNSDNNPSDEELLSILVSAQNLQARNTISELEVNNGDIISDQEKFSEELVKYFENKFKFQEVKNIEHMVDGIPEVLTSDDQNMSEAIRDENEIKDNLFAMDPESAPGSDGFSGCFYKACWHIINKDVVNAIQFCWKRKFIPKRLNSKFLVLLPKIEGARISNPYRPIGLSNVSFKIFTKIMATRMGLLMHKLVSPQQASYVKGRCIQDRIMLASEMINEIVKKRRCGNVGLKLDISQAYDSVSWEFLFKAGIETRGLFVLMVEALSRRLTQMVDAGLIIPMVERKGIHPAHLLFADDVLIFCNGAKKSILNLMKLLEDYQKCFGQIINKQKSKIFIDGASELRKSQLKEMIQIERNVFPDKYLRVILCVVRAKYKDKNGQWSSKWQLSSIKIGYTSLVNDNIQLKISDIIADGVWSLLTKLQEIISNGQLPEICGGEDVLIWTEDLKDKFSVPEALNKIRHKEREFNWSKYIWNSFLHPSTASNVWKIIQGVYTDDTTMISNGYEIFIKRFQWNPLKIGFVMFCCDGSSFGNPGAAGFGVFVRDSDCQVVATLSGGIRIASNYLAQTYDVMNVMELAVQWEMQNIIIVSDSKTVIAEFSQGNAPWFIKGRWLKAIRQFKQIRYMHCYREVNFSAYNIAKRGASLDAGERKIHIGRP, encoded by the exons ATGGAGATGATTAGTGGTTTCAATTTACCTTGGTTAGCCATTGGGGATTTTAATGTTGTTACTTCAATTGAGGAGAAAGTTGGTGGTAAGACTCCAAATAAAAGAGCAATGATGGATTTTAACAATTGTTTAGACATTTGTGAATTGATGCAGGCTCCAAAAACAGGTCTTCAGCATTCTTGGCCCAATTGTCAACATGGGAGTAAAAGAATATTATGTAATCTTGATAGAGCAGTTTTCAATCAACTATGGCTACATAAATTTAATGGTTGGGGATATAAAGTGGGTTTGAGGATTGCTTTAGATCATGCCCCATTATTAGGTGGATGTGCTTCTATTCCTAAACCACACAATACTCCTATGAGGTTTCAAAAAATATGGATTTCACATCCAACATTTATGGAAGTTGTTGAGAAGTGTTGCTCTGAGGAGGTAGTGGGTGATCCAGCTTTCCTCtttcaaacaaaactaaaaaagttAAAAAGAATTCTTAAGGATTGGAATTGGACTGTGTTTGGAGATATAAATGTGCAAATAgaggaagctgaagttaaagttcAGGAGGCAATGGTTAATTCAGACAATAACCCAAGTGATGAAGAATTACTTAGCATTTTGGTAAGTGCTCAAAATCT ACAAGCAAGGAACACCATCAGTGAGTTAGAGGTTAATAATGGAGATATCATATCTGATCAAGAAAAGTTTTCTGAAGAATTAGTGAAATACTTTGAGAATAAATTTAAATTTCAAGAAGTGAAAAATATTGAGCACATGGTAGATGGCATCCCTGAAGTATTAACTAGTGATGATCAAAATATGTCAGAGGCTATCCGAGATGAGAATGAGATTAAAGACAATCTTTTTGCTATGGATCCTGAGAGTGCACCTGGGTCTGATGGTTTTTCAGGTTGCTTTTATAAAGCTTGTTGGCACATCATCAATAAAGATGTTGTCAATGCAATCCAATTTTGCTGGAAAAGGAAGTTTATACCCAAGCGGCTTAACTCAAAGTTTTTAGTTCTTCTTCCAAAAATTGAAGGAGCAAGAATTTCAAATCCgtatagaccaattggtctgagcAATGTGAGTTTCAAAATTTTCACCAAAATCATGGCTACAAGAATGGGGCTTCTTATGCACAAACTAGTTTCTCCTCAACAAGCTTCTTATGTCAAGGGTAGATGTATTCAAGATCGGATTATGCTGGCTTCTGAAATGATTAATGAGATTGTAAAGAAGAGAAGATGTGGCAATGTGGGACTCaagcttgatatttctcaagcATATGATTCAGTTAGCTGGGAATTCTTGTTTAAA GCAGGGATTGAGACAAGGGGTCTATTTGTATTAATGGTGGAAGCATTAAGTAGAAGATTAACTCAGATGGTGGATGCAGGCTTAATAATTCCAATGGTTGAAAGAAAAGGTATTCATCCAGCTCACTTACtatttgcagatgatgttttaATTTTCTGTAATGGTGCAAAGAAGAGCATTCTAAACTTGATGAAATTGCTTGAAGATTATCAAAAGTGTTTTGGTCAGATAATAAACAAACAGAAAAGTAAAATATTCATAGATGGTGCCTCTGAACTGAGGAAAAGTCAACTTAAAGAAATGATCCAAATAGAAAGAAATGTATTTCCAGATAAATACCTTAGAGTTATTCTTTGTGTTGTAAGG gctaaatataaagataaaaatgggCAATGGAGCTCAAAGTGGCAGTTATCTTCA ATAAAAATTGGCTACACATCTTTAGTGAATGATAATATTCAGTTGAAAATTTCTGATATCATAGCTGATGGTGTTTGGTCTCTGCTAACTAAGCTTCAAGAGATAATTTCAAATGGGCAATTGCCTGAGATTTGTGGAGGAGAAGATGTCTTAATATGGACAgaggacttaaaagataaattTTCTGTGCCTGAGGCTTTAAATAAAATTAGACATAAAGAACGGGAATTTAATTGGTCTAAGTATATATGGAATTCTTTTCTTCATCCTTCTACTGCCAGTAATGTTTGGAAGATCATTCAAGGTGTTTATACAGATGATACTACTATGATAAGTAATGGATATGAAATT TTCATTAAAAGATTCCAATGGAATCCTCTTAAAATTGGTTTTGTTATGTTCTGCTGTGATGGATCTTCATTTGGGAATCCTGGTGCAGCAGGTTTTGGTGTATTTGTAAGAGACTCAGATTGTCAGGTAGTTGCAACTTTATCTGGAGGTATTAGGATTGCTTCAAATTATTTGGCACAAACTTATGATGTCATGAATGTAATGGAATTAGCAGTTCAATGGGAGATGCAGAACATTATAATTGTGTCAGACTCAAAAACAGTAATTGCAGAATTTTCTCAAGGAAATGCTCCCTGGTTTATTAAAGGAAGATGGTTAAAAGCTATAAGGCAGTTCAAACAAATAAGGTATATGCATTGTTACAGAGAGGTTAATTTCTCTGCATACAATATTGCCAAAAGGGGTGCTTCACTAGATGCAGGTGAAAGGAAGATTCATATTGGTAGACCTTAG
- the LOC113330666 gene encoding 60S ribosomal protein L36-1-like isoform X2, which yields MFYFVCFLCKMAPTVPKSGLFAGLNKGHIVTTRELATRPSARKGKTSKRVLFVRSLTRELAKFPPYEKRITELLKVGKDKRALKVAKRKLGTHKMSDKVDHLEIWMPCTASEQFVNYLAQLGFTY from the exons AtgttctattttgtttgtttcctgT GTAAAATGGCACCCACAGTGCCTAAGAGTGGGCTGTTTGCTGGTTTAAACAAAGGTCATATTGTCACTACTAGAGAACTTGCTACTCGCCCTTCCGCCAGAAAAGGG AAGACCAGCAAGAGAGTTCTTTTTGTTAGgagtttgactagggaacttgCTAAATTTCCTCCTTATGAGAAGAGAATTACTGAGCTTCTTAAAGTTGGAAAGGACAAGCGTGCTCTTAAGGTGGCTAAGCGAAAGTTGGGTACCCACAAGATGAG TGATAAGGTGGATCATTTAGAAATATGGATGCCCTGCACCGCCAGCGAGCAATTTGTGAACTACTTGGCTCAA CTTGGGTTTACATACTAA
- the LOC113330666 gene encoding 60S ribosomal protein L36-1-like isoform X3 has translation MCVYVVLEMLCAGKMAPTVPKSGLFAGLNKGHIVTTRELATRPSARKGKTSKRVLFVRSLTRELAKFPPYEKRITELLKVGKDKRALKVAKRKLGTHKMRHCSYSKK, from the exons ATGTGTGTTTATGTGGTTTTGGAAATGTTGTGTGCAGGTAAAATGGCACCCACAGTGCCTAAGAGTGGGCTGTTTGCTGGTTTAAACAAAGGTCATATTGTCACTACTAGAGAACTTGCTACTCGCCCTTCCGCCAGAAAAGGG AAGACCAGCAAGAGAGTTCTTTTTGTTAGgagtttgactagggaacttgCTAAATTTCCTCCTTATGAGAAGAGAATTACTGAGCTTCTTAAAGTTGGAAAGGACAAGCGTGCTCTTAAGGTGGCTAAGCGAAAGTTGGGTACCCACAAGATGAG GCACTGCAGTtattcaaagaaataa
- the LOC113330666 gene encoding 60S ribosomal protein L36-1-like isoform X1, protein MCVYVVLEMLCAGKMAPTVPKSGLFAGLNKGHIVTTRELATRPSARKGKTSKRVLFVRSLTRELAKFPPYEKRITELLKVGKDKRALKVAKRKLGTHKMSDKVDHLEIWMPCTASEQFVNYLAQLGFTY, encoded by the exons ATGTGTGTTTATGTGGTTTTGGAAATGTTGTGTGCAGGTAAAATGGCACCCACAGTGCCTAAGAGTGGGCTGTTTGCTGGTTTAAACAAAGGTCATATTGTCACTACTAGAGAACTTGCTACTCGCCCTTCCGCCAGAAAAGGG AAGACCAGCAAGAGAGTTCTTTTTGTTAGgagtttgactagggaacttgCTAAATTTCCTCCTTATGAGAAGAGAATTACTGAGCTTCTTAAAGTTGGAAAGGACAAGCGTGCTCTTAAGGTGGCTAAGCGAAAGTTGGGTACCCACAAGATGAG TGATAAGGTGGATCATTTAGAAATATGGATGCCCTGCACCGCCAGCGAGCAATTTGTGAACTACTTGGCTCAA CTTGGGTTTACATACTAA